The genomic stretch TTGGCGCTCTGGGCCTTCTCTCACCAGGACAGCGCGTCTCCATCTCAGGTCTTCCTGAGGCACCTGTCTGTAGCAGACATCTCTTACGTACTAATTTTACCCATGCGTATTGTTTACCACCTGTCTGACAGCCACTGGCCTTTTGGACATGTAGTCTGTCAATTAGCAGGCTTCCTCTTTTACCTAAACATGTACTGCAGCCTTTACCTGATGAGTTTCATCAGCCTGGACAGATTTCTGGCTGTGGTTCTACCTATAAAATCACAGTCAGTTAGGAAGGCTTTGTATGCAAAGGTAGTTGTGGGTGTACTTTGGGTGACAGTCATTGTGTCTATGAGTCCTACACTTTTCTCTAAAAAGAATGTGACCATCAACTCCACTGGCATCTGCAACAAGCTGTACTTGGAAAAGACATCATCCACTGCTTTAGTTTCCACGGTTGTGGCATTTGTTATTCCACTCAGTACCATCGTGGCTTCCTACATACTGATTCTGTTGAAACTAAGGACAGTCaagcaacaaccagtgaaagACAAGGCTGTGAAAATGATCATACTTATTGTGAttaacttcctgtttgcatttgTGCCCTACCATGTGAGTAGGGTAATCTACATCAAAAGCTTCAGTCATGGCCATGTGACTGCAGCAAGCCGGGAAGCTCTGGGTAGAGCCAATCAGATCACATCTGCACTGACCTGTATCAGTGGCGTACTG from Chaetodon auriga isolate fChaAug3 chromosome 21, fChaAug3.hap1, whole genome shotgun sequence encodes the following:
- the LOC143314396 gene encoding uracil nucleotide/cysteinyl leukotriene receptor, which produces MNISEEEMQVFFGSDSHQENIIFATFYSLIFIVAVPGNALALWAFSHQDSASPSQVFLRHLSVADISYVLILPMRIVYHLSDSHWPFGHVVCQLAGFLFYLNMYCSLYLMSFISLDRFLAVVLPIKSQSVRKALYAKVVVGVLWVTVIVSMSPTLFSKKNVTINSTGICNKLYLEKTSSTALVSTVVAFVIPLSTIVASYILILLKLRTVKQQPVKDKAVKMIILIVINFLFAFVPYHVSRVIYIKSFSHGHVTAASREALGRANQITSALTCISGVLDPVMYFFLNNAYRDKLLQLFCKTRQEDQ